The following are encoded together in the Halopseudomonas salegens genome:
- a CDS encoding winged helix-turn-helix domain-containing protein — MQTPNEIIHQPVRLKIMAALNTMPTGQWLEFVALKAIVKTTDGNLGAHLSTLEGADYVRVKKDFVGKKPRTRVCLSGRGRTAFANYVTCLHSLLNVSELDSLDESGSQ, encoded by the coding sequence ATGCAAACGCCCAACGAGATTATCCACCAACCGGTGCGGCTGAAAATCATGGCCGCGCTGAATACTATGCCAACCGGCCAATGGCTTGAATTCGTTGCCCTGAAAGCCATCGTGAAAACCACCGACGGCAACCTCGGCGCACATCTGAGCACCCTGGAAGGGGCGGATTATGTGCGGGTGAAAAAAGATTTCGTGGGCAAGAAGCCGCGCACCCGGGTTTGCCTGAGTGGCCGTGGTCGAACTGCCTTTGCCAACTACGTTACCTGTTTACATTCCCTGTTGAACGTCAGCGAACTGGATTCACTGGATGAGTCCGGCAGCCAATAA
- a CDS encoding hydroxymethylglutaryl-CoA lyase has translation MTLPRQVRLVEVGPRDGLQNEQQPISVADKIALVDALSAAGVSSIEVGSFVSPRWVPQMAGSAEVFAGIERHAGVRYTALTPNMQGFDAAASAGADEVAVFAAASEAFSQRNINCSISESLKRFEPIMTAAKTAGLPVRGYISCVLGCPYEGTVSPAQVAAVAAELHAMGCYEVSLGDTIGTGTAGDTRHLIEQVSRQVPRDRLAGHFHDTYGQAIANIYASLLEGVSVFDSSIAGLGGCPYAKGASGNVASEDVLYLLHGLGISTGIDLPALAAAGGHISEVLQRPNGSRVGRALLNKLA, from the coding sequence ATGACCCTCCCCCGACAGGTTCGTCTGGTTGAAGTTGGCCCCCGTGATGGCCTGCAGAACGAGCAACAGCCAATCAGCGTGGCCGACAAGATCGCTCTGGTGGATGCCCTCAGTGCCGCTGGAGTAAGCAGCATCGAAGTCGGCAGCTTTGTATCACCACGCTGGGTCCCTCAGATGGCTGGCAGTGCCGAGGTGTTCGCCGGCATTGAACGTCACGCCGGGGTGCGTTACACGGCACTGACGCCGAACATGCAGGGGTTCGATGCGGCAGCCAGTGCCGGAGCGGATGAGGTAGCGGTATTCGCAGCCGCGTCGGAAGCGTTTTCTCAACGCAACATCAACTGCTCGATAAGCGAGAGTCTCAAACGCTTTGAGCCCATCATGACGGCGGCCAAAACGGCCGGATTGCCGGTGCGCGGCTATATCAGCTGCGTACTTGGCTGCCCCTATGAGGGCACGGTCAGCCCGGCGCAAGTGGCTGCGGTGGCTGCCGAGCTGCACGCCATGGGTTGCTACGAAGTGTCCCTGGGCGACACCATCGGCACCGGCACCGCTGGTGATACCCGTCATTTGATCGAGCAGGTCTCCCGGCAGGTTCCACGAGACCGGTTGGCCGGTCATTTCCACGACACCTATGGTCAGGCGATTGCCAATATTTACGCCAGCTTGCTGGAAGGTGTCAGTGTATTCGACAGCTCGATTGCAGGCCTGGGTGGTTGCCCCTATGCCAAAGGCGCCAGTGGCAATGTCGCCAGTGAGGATGTGCTTTACCTGCTGCACGGGCTGGGCATCAGTACCGGCATCGACCTGCCTGCCCTCGCGGCCGCCGGGGGACACATCAGCGAGGTATTGCAGCGTCCGAATGGCTCACGGGTCGGCCGGGCTTTGCTGAATAAACTGGCTTGA
- a CDS encoding phospholipase D family protein: MSITRVLCLALLSSLFAGCATHLPQHELPSSHVLPADESSPLVRYVNDRLVDPNDWSAFNPLYEGNDALAARLYLIDQARYGIDLQTYIYADDTTGKLVAAHLLQAADRGVRVRLLIDDIGNSLSDTDLGSLDWHPNIDVRLFNPLQLRHLRMLSKVFEFGRINYRMHNKLLLVDGVAMITGGRNVGDEYYALSPMDFQDIDIIGLGPIAQEAGASFDLFWNHDLAQPVSKILPRSNDQALAALREQLLAARREAAQGTLMEAVAGSSFIQAFQDGRLAWYNGPATWLYDPPAKADAHSDLAGEPFLSRSLARHTGEIEHELLIMSAYLVPGERGQVALTHLLDRGVRVAVLTNSLASTDVLAVHSGYAPYRKPLLAAGMELWELRPLAAQNERVNAFVSDSLASLHAKKFIFDRHTVFIGSLNLDPRSVSLNTEAGVLIEHPGMAEYMGSLFERWTDNDYAWQVVLDEQGDLQWLADDVAWQREPGTGVARRLITWMIGWLPIESQL; the protein is encoded by the coding sequence TTGTCCATCACGCGCGTATTATGTCTGGCCTTGCTTTCCAGCCTGTTCGCCGGCTGCGCTACGCATTTACCGCAACATGAATTGCCCTCAAGCCACGTCCTGCCAGCCGATGAATCCTCTCCACTGGTTCGCTACGTCAATGACCGCTTGGTCGACCCGAATGACTGGTCGGCATTCAACCCCCTGTATGAAGGCAATGACGCGCTGGCCGCTCGCCTGTACCTGATTGACCAGGCGCGCTACGGCATCGACCTGCAAACCTATATCTACGCTGATGACACCACCGGCAAACTGGTTGCTGCCCACCTGTTGCAGGCGGCGGACCGCGGTGTACGGGTACGCTTGCTGATCGATGACATCGGCAATAGCCTGAGCGATACAGATCTCGGCAGCCTGGACTGGCATCCCAATATCGACGTGCGTCTGTTCAATCCTTTGCAGCTGCGCCATTTGCGCATGCTCAGCAAGGTGTTTGAATTCGGACGCATCAACTACCGCATGCACAACAAGTTGTTGCTGGTAGATGGCGTGGCCATGATTACCGGCGGGCGCAATGTGGGTGATGAATACTATGCGCTCAGCCCGATGGACTTTCAGGATATCGACATCATTGGTCTGGGGCCGATTGCCCAGGAAGCCGGGGCCAGTTTCGACCTGTTCTGGAACCATGATCTGGCTCAGCCAGTGAGCAAGATACTGCCACGCAGTAATGATCAGGCCTTGGCTGCACTGCGGGAACAACTGCTGGCAGCGCGTCGCGAAGCTGCTCAGGGCACGCTGATGGAAGCGGTAGCCGGCTCCAGTTTCATCCAGGCTTTTCAGGATGGTCGCCTGGCCTGGTACAACGGTCCGGCTACCTGGTTGTACGATCCGCCAGCCAAAGCCGATGCACACAGTGACTTGGCCGGCGAGCCCTTCCTCAGCCGCAGCCTTGCCCGGCACACCGGTGAGATAGAGCATGAGCTCTTGATCATGAGTGCCTATCTGGTGCCCGGTGAACGCGGGCAGGTCGCCTTGACCCACCTGCTGGATCGCGGAGTACGGGTTGCCGTGCTGACCAACTCATTGGCCAGTACCGATGTGCTGGCAGTGCACAGCGGCTATGCCCCTTATCGCAAACCACTGCTGGCAGCGGGGATGGAGCTATGGGAGCTGCGCCCTCTGGCAGCGCAAAATGAACGCGTCAACGCCTTTGTCAGTGACTCGCTGGCCAGCCTGCACGCGAAAAAATTCATTTTTGATCGGCACACGGTATTTATCGGTTCATTGAACCTGGATCCGCGTTCGGTCAGCCTGAATACCGAGGCTGGCGTACTCATCGAGCATCCTGGCATGGCCGAGTACATGGGGAGTTTGTTCGAGCGCTGGACGGACAATGATTATGCCTGGCAGGTCGTGCTGGACGAGCAGGGCGATCTGCAGTGGCTGGCAGACGACGTAGCCTGGCAGCGCGAACCCGGTACTGGCGTTGCGCGGCGCCTCATCACCTGGATGATCGGCTGGCTGCCCATTGAAAGTCAGCTTTAA
- a CDS encoding TonB C-terminal domain-containing protein: protein MATADERQWLPRVIVIGVSLALHAALVGWLMSGRFSQPIEPPVSVVAVEMVIPEPEPEPEPEPEPEPEPEPEPEPEPEPEIVEAEPEPEPEPAVEPPPRPAPAPEPASRSGPPTHAFGANQDWAPPPPSDTQQTSQRARMAPSGYADTVTSRVIARLERPEGSVYKPPPGYDGDPNDFKRQCYIPYEITVDANGGIVSYEINRCGDDLLDAAAERAILQAAPFPPPPNQGAQSYVIYGTAIFIK, encoded by the coding sequence ATGGCTACCGCCGACGAACGCCAATGGTTGCCACGCGTGATCGTGATTGGGGTATCTCTGGCCCTGCATGCTGCACTGGTAGGCTGGTTGATGAGTGGTCGTTTCAGCCAGCCGATCGAGCCCCCGGTCAGCGTGGTGGCCGTGGAGATGGTTATTCCCGAACCGGAGCCTGAACCCGAGCCCGAGCCCGAGCCGGAACCAGAGCCTGAGCCTGAGCCCGAACCGGAACCTGAGCCCGAGATTGTTGAAGCGGAGCCTGAACCCGAGCCCGAGCCAGCGGTGGAGCCACCGCCACGCCCGGCACCTGCGCCTGAACCCGCTTCCCGGAGTGGTCCGCCGACGCATGCGTTCGGCGCCAACCAGGATTGGGCACCGCCGCCACCCAGTGATACGCAGCAGACGTCGCAACGTGCACGGATGGCGCCATCCGGCTATGCCGATACCGTGACCAGTCGGGTCATTGCGCGCCTGGAACGTCCGGAAGGCTCAGTGTACAAGCCGCCGCCGGGGTATGACGGCGATCCGAATGATTTCAAGCGGCAGTGCTATATCCCCTACGAGATCACCGTGGATGCCAATGGCGGGATTGTGTCCTACGAGATCAACCGGTGTGGTGACGACTTGCTCGATGCTGCCGCTGAACGCGCCATCCTGCAGGCCGCTCCGTTCCCGCCACCACCGAATCAGGGCGCGCAAAGTTACGTCATTTATGGCACGGCCATTTTCATCAAATGA
- a CDS encoding MotA/TolQ/ExbB proton channel family protein — protein sequence MFISPLSSVFLRRLARLRLLALVLLLSMAGLSTGLVLADTEALDQAAPSLNTPLPQQEPVAAEANMAEAHERFGVREMYTQADLVVKSVMIFLVFCSLLTWAILFEKLWLFARAKRANQVFLKAFRASDDDLDSQATKSAMGRMWQVSQSELSHYRRHQGDLQDGDKVNRLLQRMSLSASIVQERDLARLGSMMGVLATIGATAPFIGLFGTVWGIMNSFANIATMQSASLAVVAPGIAEALLATALGLFAAIPAVMIFNKFARDINGFVGALDNFTAEMIANVSRQIDEAR from the coding sequence ATGTTTATCAGCCCCTTGTCGTCTGTATTTCTGCGTCGTCTGGCGCGCTTGCGCTTGCTGGCCCTGGTCTTGCTGCTGTCTATGGCCGGGCTTTCCACCGGCCTGGTCCTGGCCGATACCGAAGCGCTCGATCAGGCTGCGCCCAGCCTGAATACACCGCTGCCTCAGCAAGAACCGGTGGCGGCCGAGGCCAATATGGCCGAGGCGCACGAGCGGTTCGGGGTACGCGAAATGTATACCCAGGCTGATCTGGTAGTGAAGTCAGTAATGATATTCCTGGTTTTCTGCTCGCTACTGACCTGGGCAATCCTGTTTGAAAAGCTCTGGTTGTTTGCCCGGGCTAAACGGGCCAACCAAGTTTTTCTCAAGGCGTTCAGAGCATCCGATGATGACCTGGACAGCCAGGCCACTAAAAGCGCCATGGGACGGATGTGGCAGGTATCTCAGTCTGAACTGTCGCATTACCGCCGCCACCAGGGTGACCTGCAGGATGGTGACAAGGTCAACCGCTTGCTGCAGCGCATGTCACTGAGCGCGAGTATCGTGCAGGAACGGGATCTGGCCCGGTTGGGCAGCATGATGGGTGTGCTGGCCACCATTGGTGCGACCGCACCCTTTATCGGCCTGTTCGGTACCGTCTGGGGCATCATGAACAGCTTCGCCAACATTGCCACCATGCAATCAGCCAGCCTGGCGGTTGTTGCGCCGGGGATTGCCGAAGCCTTGCTGGCTACCGCCCTGGGTCTGTTTGCGGCCATTCCGGCGGTAATGATCTTCAACAAGTTCGCCCGTGACATCAATGGCTTCGTCGGCGCACTGGACAACTTTACCGCCGAGATGATCGCCAATGTCTCGCGGCAAATCGACGAGGCACGCTGA
- the exbD gene encoding TonB system transport protein ExbD encodes MGIQFNSGPSVKRHNYQQNAEMNITPFVDVMLVLLIIFMVAAPLATVDIPVDLPSNSATTSPPPTDPVYISVQADGQLFVQEDPVELAALTNRVHAFTNGNPETRMYLRGDQAIDYGTLMRVMNTLQRAGYTRISLVATEDQEF; translated from the coding sequence ATGGGTATCCAGTTCAATTCAGGCCCCTCGGTCAAGCGGCACAATTACCAGCAGAATGCGGAGATGAACATCACGCCTTTCGTTGATGTAATGCTGGTGCTGCTGATCATTTTCATGGTGGCAGCACCACTGGCCACAGTCGACATCCCGGTTGATTTGCCCAGCAACAGCGCCACCACTTCGCCGCCGCCGACTGATCCGGTATATATCAGCGTACAGGCAGACGGGCAATTGTTCGTTCAGGAAGACCCGGTCGAGTTGGCTGCACTGACCAACCGCGTACACGCATTCACCAACGGCAACCCGGAAACCCGCATGTACTTGCGTGGCGACCAGGCGATTGATTACGGCACCCTGATGCGGGTAATGAATACCTTGCAACGGGCGGGTTATACCCGGATCAGTCTGGTTGCCACGGAAGATCAGGAGTTCTGA
- a CDS encoding substrate-binding periplasmic protein, translating into MPVSLYRLCVQARWWVSRLTAIVCGSLLFVGAAQSAEHCNRLVASGNNQYPPLLWVDPADTHALRGAGAALLSQLLAEHGITLEARNVGPWARAQNDARNGRIDMLLGAFKTDERQTWMDYLHPAYTYVPSVIFVRKGHGFEYNGWDDLRDKRGSTLVNNSFGNAFDVFAREFLDISAFPSVRQSFETLLLNRVDYVIYERYQGMALAEQIGIADQLEILPGSVINEALYFTFSKRSECNTPELRAALEDTLARFNREGVMEQLIAEYGERWSSQFIQQSPADP; encoded by the coding sequence ATGCCAGTCTCGTTATACCGATTATGCGTGCAGGCCCGCTGGTGGGTTAGTCGGCTAACCGCCATCGTGTGTGGCAGTCTTCTGTTTGTCGGCGCGGCTCAGTCGGCAGAGCACTGCAATCGTCTGGTTGCCAGTGGCAACAACCAGTATCCCCCTTTGCTCTGGGTCGATCCCGCCGATACCCATGCCTTGCGCGGAGCAGGAGCCGCATTGCTCAGTCAGCTACTGGCAGAGCACGGCATAACGCTGGAGGCACGCAACGTCGGACCCTGGGCGCGGGCGCAGAATGACGCACGAAACGGCCGCATCGACATGCTGCTCGGGGCCTTCAAGACGGATGAGCGACAAACCTGGATGGACTATCTGCATCCGGCTTATACCTACGTACCCAGCGTCATATTTGTGCGCAAGGGTCATGGTTTCGAGTACAACGGGTGGGATGATTTGCGCGACAAGCGTGGCAGTACCCTGGTCAACAACAGTTTTGGCAATGCTTTCGATGTCTTCGCCAGAGAATTTCTCGACATAAGCGCCTTTCCATCAGTGCGTCAGTCCTTTGAAACCTTGCTGTTGAATCGCGTCGATTACGTGATTTACGAGCGCTATCAGGGCATGGCTCTGGCAGAGCAGATCGGCATTGCCGACCAGCTGGAGATCCTGCCCGGCTCGGTGATCAACGAGGCCTTGTATTTTACTTTTTCCAAGCGCTCGGAGTGCAATACTCCGGAGTTGCGTGCGGCGCTGGAAGATACCCTTGCCCGTTTCAACCGGGAGGGTGTCATGGAGCAATTGATCGCCGAATATGGCGAGCGTTGGTCAAGCCAGTTTATTCAGCAAAGCCCGGCCGACCCGTGA
- the galE gene encoding UDP-glucose 4-epimerase GalE produces the protein MSSQPCILVTGGAGYIGTHTCIQLIAAGYRVVVLDNFSNSSPEAVRRVEGICGQSIALVEGDINDRALLDRCFAEHTIDTVIHFAGLKAVGESVAQPLRYYHNNVSGTLVLCEAMQAAGVFQMVFSSSATVYGDPDSLPIREDSPTRATNPYGQTKLTIEQILRDLGHADSRWKVALLRYFNPVGAHSSGLIGEDPADIPNNLMPFIAQVAVGRREALQVFGSDYPTHDGTGVRDYIHVMDLADGHVKALQWLAHNSGVEAFNLGTGQGYSVLDMLHAFERACGKPLPYCLSKRRPGDIASCYADPGRAREQLGWQATRGIDDMCADTWRWQDNNPHGYRQSS, from the coding sequence ATGTCCAGCCAGCCCTGCATTCTGGTAACCGGTGGTGCCGGCTATATTGGCACACACACCTGCATTCAACTGATCGCGGCCGGCTACCGGGTAGTAGTGCTGGATAATTTCAGCAACAGCTCACCGGAAGCCGTGCGCCGTGTTGAAGGTATTTGCGGTCAGTCGATCGCCCTGGTGGAAGGTGACATCAACGATCGCGCCCTCCTCGACCGCTGCTTTGCCGAGCATACGATTGACACGGTGATTCATTTTGCCGGTCTGAAAGCGGTCGGAGAATCTGTCGCCCAGCCGCTGCGCTACTACCACAACAACGTCAGCGGCACCCTGGTGCTGTGTGAAGCCATGCAGGCTGCCGGCGTGTTCCAGATGGTGTTCAGCTCATCGGCCACGGTGTATGGCGACCCTGACAGCCTGCCGATTCGTGAAGACAGCCCGACCCGGGCCACCAACCCCTACGGGCAGACCAAGCTGACCATTGAACAGATCCTGCGTGACCTCGGCCATGCAGACAGCCGCTGGAAGGTTGCGCTGCTGCGCTATTTCAACCCGGTTGGTGCCCACAGCAGTGGCTTGATCGGCGAAGATCCGGCGGACATCCCCAATAATCTGATGCCCTTTATCGCCCAGGTAGCTGTTGGCCGCCGCGAAGCCCTGCAGGTTTTTGGCAGTGATTACCCAACCCATGACGGTACCGGTGTGCGCGACTACATTCATGTCATGGATCTGGCTGACGGCCATGTAAAGGCCCTGCAATGGTTGGCGCACAACAGCGGTGTGGAAGCCTTCAATCTGGGTACCGGGCAAGGTTATTCGGTACTCGATATGCTGCATGCCTTTGAACGCGCGTGCGGCAAGCCCCTGCCCTATTGCCTCAGCAAGCGCCGCCCCGGGGATATCGCCAGTTGCTATGCCGACCCGGGCCGCGCTCGCGAACAACTGGGTTGGCAAGCCACCCGTGGCATTGATGATATGTGTGCCGATACCTGGCGCTGGCAGGACAACAATCCGCATGGGTATCGTCAGAGCAGTTGA
- a CDS encoding ankyrin repeat domain-containing protein, translating into MFAANRHHLTLLASAMLLSACAASPPPQLPPTEPGPRVLQDRPSTRASFACTGALPAVHRQICASDSLSQLERQVTERYRDLRLALDVPGRLLLDSNQRLWSTSLGNVCSIAQETDTRISGDPQAQACLSMQYQRRLGQLQGWPEAQAKGGQTQHAMASYAEYRMAESRDDALCEPLQKNLNQQLREQGMPDAEQIPGARLLASSDGPVQRLEREGRYYEVDRYTPGLMAGYQVRSRGLTLNDILIFDDSDLPSWVATLPNYGGRAHASSSQTGDYGRLELFEWQGQTLLLVNETWGFYSPAARGESAFAGVYRLQGRDLVPQCLMRTYLTPPRYNTLDGLPVYTELQTALDELRGQPLGAFAQHERRDNHQLWQEHQWTLLNLPLLGADDWQRYGREAAIRQRQDAALEALFQWSERNINNKAFYRRLMPMLQPAHQELKVMFADQGMGASEAERAADLLFHETFARALENLQAPESLPEAPLPPFGNYRPRFAMAPAAGSLEQGRNFATLHSVVLNQAPLNVVNDFIDYETDTYGRERRGLAAEDDSALMAAVYQPETLDLLLRRGFPVNHGNRWGRTALMNAAAANQPESVRRLLQAGADVHAQTRQVADAGVGGPEREQAYTGRQTALLLAAQQADQEVIRLLLDADAAKQAWSGYSRQVCQTLDGNQRLDSQQRSELKSGLCAQSFEPLPITRQAAANLHAGEELVVREDGVDYAITLRTREPMTLFTRSLEMSPRRMRRSMTGHATTLVRILTSRLSARTDGQFQIYFPDLRANREDKLVFEAGFPIINEIGNAPGFNLHKMPEQQVLRLVFNPTEQSVEVAWRQLYSAALTQGFVPTHQGYVVTHRGGNTSEYQLVVTER; encoded by the coding sequence ATGTTTGCTGCCAACCGACATCACCTGACCCTGCTGGCCAGCGCCATGCTGCTGAGCGCATGCGCGGCATCGCCGCCACCTCAGCTGCCGCCCACAGAGCCGGGCCCGCGAGTACTGCAGGACAGGCCTTCGACCCGGGCCAGTTTTGCCTGTACCGGGGCTTTGCCGGCGGTACATCGACAGATCTGCGCCAGTGACAGCCTGTCGCAACTGGAGCGCCAGGTCACGGAACGCTATCGTGACCTGCGCCTGGCGCTGGACGTGCCTGGCCGTTTGTTGCTGGACAGCAATCAGCGGCTATGGAGTACCAGCCTCGGCAACGTCTGCTCGATTGCTCAGGAAACCGACACGCGCATCAGCGGTGATCCACAAGCGCAAGCCTGCCTCAGCATGCAGTATCAGCGCCGGTTGGGGCAATTGCAGGGCTGGCCTGAAGCCCAGGCAAAAGGCGGGCAGACACAACATGCCATGGCCAGTTATGCCGAATACCGCATGGCAGAGAGCCGGGACGATGCCCTGTGCGAACCACTGCAAAAGAATCTCAACCAGCAATTGCGCGAGCAGGGCATGCCCGATGCCGAGCAGATTCCCGGTGCGCGCTTGCTGGCGTCCAGCGATGGCCCGGTTCAGCGACTTGAACGGGAAGGGCGCTACTATGAGGTCGACCGCTACACCCCGGGGTTGATGGCAGGTTACCAGGTCCGCAGCCGTGGGCTGACGTTGAATGACATACTGATTTTTGATGACAGCGACCTGCCGAGCTGGGTAGCAACCTTGCCCAATTACGGTGGCCGGGCCCATGCGTCCTCATCGCAAACCGGCGATTACGGCCGCCTCGAGCTCTTCGAGTGGCAAGGGCAAACGCTGCTTCTGGTCAACGAAACCTGGGGCTTTTACTCGCCGGCAGCACGGGGGGAGTCGGCTTTTGCCGGTGTCTATCGCCTGCAGGGGCGTGACCTTGTGCCGCAATGCCTGATGCGCACCTACCTGACCCCTCCGCGTTACAACACCCTTGACGGTCTGCCGGTCTATACCGAGCTGCAAACGGCGCTGGATGAGTTGCGCGGTCAGCCGCTGGGCGCCTTTGCCCAGCACGAGCGGCGCGATAATCACCAGCTGTGGCAAGAACACCAATGGACCCTGCTCAATCTGCCCTTGCTGGGGGCTGATGACTGGCAGCGTTATGGCCGGGAAGCGGCCATCCGACAGCGCCAGGATGCTGCGCTGGAAGCCTTGTTCCAATGGTCGGAACGCAACATCAACAACAAGGCATTCTATCGCCGCCTGATGCCCATGTTGCAGCCGGCGCACCAGGAGCTGAAAGTGATGTTTGCCGATCAGGGCATGGGCGCCAGCGAAGCGGAGCGCGCTGCTGACTTGCTGTTCCATGAAACCTTTGCCCGCGCCCTGGAAAACCTGCAAGCTCCGGAATCGCTGCCGGAAGCGCCGTTGCCACCCTTTGGCAATTATCGACCGCGCTTTGCCATGGCACCGGCTGCGGGTAGCCTGGAGCAAGGACGCAACTTTGCCACGCTGCACAGCGTGGTACTCAACCAGGCGCCGCTGAACGTGGTCAACGACTTTATCGACTACGAAACCGATACCTACGGGCGTGAACGTCGTGGCCTGGCGGCTGAAGATGACAGCGCCCTGATGGCTGCCGTCTATCAGCCGGAAACACTCGATCTGCTGCTGCGTCGCGGCTTTCCGGTCAATCACGGCAACCGCTGGGGGCGCACCGCATTGATGAATGCAGCGGCCGCCAATCAGCCGGAATCAGTGCGTCGATTGCTGCAGGCAGGTGCGGATGTGCATGCGCAAACCCGGCAGGTTGCCGATGCCGGAGTCGGTGGTCCCGAGCGTGAACAGGCCTACACCGGCCGACAAACCGCTTTGCTGCTGGCAGCCCAACAAGCCGACCAGGAGGTCATTCGCTTGCTGTTGGATGCCGATGCAGCGAAACAGGCCTGGAGCGGCTACAGTCGGCAAGTGTGTCAGACGCTGGACGGCAATCAGCGCCTGGACAGCCAGCAGCGCAGCGAGCTTAAATCCGGACTTTGTGCGCAAAGTTTCGAGCCACTGCCGATCACCCGTCAGGCCGCAGCCAACCTGCATGCCGGGGAAGAGCTGGTGGTTCGGGAAGACGGTGTGGACTATGCAATCACCTTGCGTACCCGCGAGCCGATGACGCTGTTTACCCGTTCTCTGGAAATGTCTCCCCGGCGCATGCGGCGATCCATGACCGGCCACGCAACAACCCTGGTCCGTATTCTCACGTCGCGCTTGAGCGCGCGTACCGATGGCCAGTTCCAGATCTATTTCCCTGATTTGCGCGCCAATAGAGAAGACAAACTGGTGTTTGAAGCCGGTTTCCCGATCATCAATGAAATCGGTAACGCCCCGGGCTTCAACCTGCACAAGATGCCGGAGCAGCAAGTCTTGAGACTGGTCTTCAATCCAACCGAACAGTCGGTTGAAGTGGCCTGGCGACAACTCTACAGCGCAGCACTGACCCAGGGGTTTGTCCCCACCCACCAGGGTTATGTGGTGACCCATCGCGGCGGCAATACCAGCGAGTACCAGCTGGTAGTAACCGAGCGCTGA
- a CDS encoding serine hydrolase domain-containing protein — MTQASVTAGMDCQRLARITDFLQRDYIAPGRLPGTLTLVARRGEVCYLEAQGLRDIERQQPMTRDTLFRIYSMTKPITSIALMQLYEQGRFLLDDPVHKYIPAWRNLQVYKAGVYPAFMTTPCQRPMTIRDLMTHQSGLTYGFMNRTNVDAAYRELRLDGNANLTLDTLVDELSRLPLEFSPGTAWNYSVSTDVCGYLVQLFSGMSLDAYFQQHIFAPLGMHSTWFQVPQDQLHRFAACYEYQPGDGMRLQDDPADSPFVRGHGYLSGGGGLVSCIDDYYRFAQALANGGELDGARIIGRKTLEFMRLNHLPGQCDLPGYSVGAFSETPYEGTGFGLGFSVKQDVAKSQTIGSTGEYGWGGMASTNFFIDPEEDLLMIFMTQLIPSSSYPIRQNLRAIINAALVD; from the coding sequence ATGACTCAAGCCTCTGTAACTGCCGGAATGGACTGTCAGCGCCTGGCGCGCATCACGGATTTTCTGCAGCGCGATTATATTGCTCCGGGCCGTCTGCCCGGTACCCTGACCCTGGTCGCCCGTCGAGGCGAGGTCTGCTATCTGGAGGCTCAAGGGCTGCGCGATATCGAACGGCAACAGCCGATGACCCGGGATACCCTGTTCCGCATCTATTCGATGACCAAGCCAATCACCTCGATTGCGCTGATGCAGCTGTATGAGCAAGGGCGCTTTCTGCTGGATGATCCGGTACACAAGTACATACCGGCCTGGCGCAACCTTCAGGTGTACAAGGCGGGTGTCTACCCCGCCTTTATGACCACCCCCTGCCAGCGGCCGATGACCATTCGCGACCTGATGACCCATCAGTCCGGCCTGACTTACGGATTCATGAACCGTACCAATGTGGATGCGGCATATCGGGAGTTACGTCTGGATGGCAACGCCAACCTGACGCTGGATACCCTGGTCGACGAGCTGTCCCGCTTGCCGCTGGAGTTCAGCCCCGGCACGGCCTGGAATTATTCGGTATCTACCGATGTGTGCGGTTATCTGGTGCAGCTGTTCAGCGGTATGTCGCTTGACGCGTATTTTCAACAGCATATTTTTGCACCGCTGGGCATGCACAGCACCTGGTTCCAGGTGCCACAAGATCAACTGCATCGTTTTGCCGCCTGCTATGAATACCAACCAGGCGACGGCATGCGGCTGCAGGATGACCCGGCCGACTCGCCCTTTGTTCGCGGTCATGGTTACCTGTCGGGTGGCGGCGGGCTGGTGTCATGCATTGATGATTATTATCGCTTTGCCCAGGCACTGGCCAATGGCGGTGAACTGGACGGCGCGCGCATCATTGGGCGCAAAACGCTGGAGTTCATGCGCCTCAATCACTTGCCCGGGCAATGCGACCTGCCCGGCTACAGTGTCGGTGCTTTCAGTGAAACACCCTATGAAGGCACGGGCTTTGGCCTCGGCTTCTCGGTCAAGCAGGATGTGGCCAAATCCCAGACCATCGGTTCTACGGGTGAATACGGCTGGGGCGGTATGGCCAGTACCAATTTCTTCATTGACCCGGAAGAAGACCTGCTGATGATTTTCATGACCCAGCTGATTCCCTCGTCCAGCTACCCGATCCGGCAAAATCTGCGAGCAATCATCAACGCGGCTCTGGTGGACTGA